In Gracilimonas sp., a single window of DNA contains:
- a CDS encoding electron transfer flavoprotein subunit alpha/FixB family protein, whose product MSTILTHIAIADGKIKRSSLEVLSHCKQLADQGGHSVEAVVVDSNASSFVEGIQKYGASKVYVVEDPIFKNHMNTPLLKALVKVMESANPSVFAFASTESTKDILGALAANQNAAVLPDVSSFELMDGGVKAKRPVMAAKIISNTQAKGDTVLVSVRSGSYDLAENETSAEVVNVDFCMEDSELQAILKEIISASGDTIDLNEAESIVAAGRGVKDEEGQKLISELAQVLNAGIGASRALTEAGIYDPSLQIGQTGKVVSPQLYIAVGISGAIQHVAGMANSKVIVAINKDPDAPIFEISDYGIVGDLYKVLPPFIEELKKIKN is encoded by the coding sequence ATGAGTACTATTTTAACACACATCGCCATTGCAGACGGCAAAATCAAACGATCATCATTAGAGGTTCTATCTCACTGTAAACAGCTTGCTGATCAAGGCGGACATTCCGTTGAGGCTGTAGTTGTGGATTCCAATGCTTCTTCATTTGTGGAAGGCATTCAAAAATACGGAGCCTCCAAAGTGTATGTAGTGGAAGACCCGATCTTCAAAAATCACATGAATACACCTTTGTTGAAAGCACTTGTTAAGGTGATGGAATCCGCAAATCCTTCCGTGTTTGCATTCGCATCAACTGAAAGTACCAAAGACATATTAGGCGCACTTGCTGCCAATCAAAATGCAGCAGTACTGCCCGATGTTTCCTCTTTTGAATTGATGGATGGTGGCGTTAAAGCCAAGCGTCCGGTGATGGCTGCCAAGATTATTTCCAACACCCAAGCTAAAGGCGACACCGTGCTCGTTTCCGTCCGGTCCGGCTCATATGACCTAGCTGAAAATGAGACTTCAGCAGAAGTCGTGAATGTTGATTTCTGCATGGAAGACAGCGAGCTGCAAGCCATCCTCAAAGAAATTATCTCTGCTTCCGGTGATACCATCGACCTGAACGAAGCTGAATCGATTGTAGCGGCCGGTCGTGGCGTGAAGGATGAAGAAGGTCAAAAACTGATCTCTGAACTGGCTCAAGTGCTAAATGCAGGAATCGGAGCTTCCCGGGCATTGACAGAAGCCGGTATATACGATCCAAGTTTACAAATCGGTCAAACCGGGAAAGTGGTGTCCCCACAATTATACATTGCCGTTGGAATTTCAGGAGCCATTCAACACGTGGCCGGTATGGCAAACTCCAAAGTGATCGTAGCCATTAATAAAGACCCTGATGCCCCCATCTTTGAAATTTCAGACTACGGAATTGTAGGAGACTTATACAAAGTACTCCCCCCATTTATCGAAGAACTCAAGAAAATCAAGAATTAG
- a CDS encoding DUF3095 family protein — protein MNTAEFYKSLNIVPTFKEVSNPKLYTPLPDNWHLALADIRGSTDAIRMGKYKEVNMAGASLIAALNNFYDQENLLPHLFGGDGSLIALPNQKIDEAKGILAFCKNAVKNAYDLEMAAGIVSMKELREAGHDIGIARLRLSDFIDQTIFWGSGVTYAEELIKKENRLEKTEPIEADFSGLECRWSQVPSGKDEVAAYLIQTYEKNNAESAEIYERCFAKIAEIFGDEKDYHPIRKDALKMTVNPLLLGVEWKLRTQPPTLIKKLKHFGRMMLQLLTGLYLMKFKKKTNSTNWGDYKPDLIQHADYKKFGNGLRFMASGTIQQRMKMIQFLDEEFSKRNLVYGVHSSFEAMITCYVRSYQSYHIHFVDGSDGGYAKASQELKNRLLQLKMS, from the coding sequence ATGAATACTGCTGAATTTTATAAAAGCCTGAATATTGTCCCTACTTTCAAAGAAGTATCTAACCCTAAGCTTTACACCCCCCTTCCGGACAACTGGCACTTGGCTTTAGCAGATATTCGAGGCTCCACCGATGCCATCCGTATGGGTAAGTATAAAGAAGTGAATATGGCAGGGGCATCTCTTATTGCCGCTCTAAATAATTTTTATGATCAGGAAAACTTACTTCCTCATCTATTTGGTGGAGACGGCTCTCTGATTGCACTTCCCAATCAAAAAATTGACGAGGCAAAGGGAATCCTGGCTTTCTGTAAAAACGCTGTAAAAAATGCTTATGACCTGGAAATGGCAGCAGGCATCGTTTCTATGAAGGAGCTTAGAGAAGCAGGTCATGACATTGGGATTGCACGGCTTAGGTTATCTGATTTTATCGATCAAACCATATTTTGGGGAAGCGGAGTTACTTATGCCGAAGAACTCATTAAAAAGGAAAACCGGTTAGAAAAAACTGAACCTATTGAAGCTGATTTTTCAGGATTGGAATGCAGATGGAGTCAAGTACCCAGTGGTAAGGATGAAGTGGCTGCATATTTAATTCAGACTTATGAAAAAAATAATGCAGAAAGCGCTGAAATCTATGAGAGATGCTTTGCCAAAATTGCTGAGATTTTTGGAGATGAAAAGGATTACCACCCTATCCGGAAAGACGCGTTAAAGATGACTGTTAACCCCTTGCTCTTGGGGGTTGAATGGAAGCTTAGAACACAGCCGCCCACACTTATAAAAAAGCTAAAACATTTCGGGAGAATGATGTTACAATTATTAACCGGACTGTATCTCATGAAATTTAAAAAGAAAACCAACTCAACTAACTGGGGAGATTATAAGCCCGATTTAATACAACATGCCGATTATAAAAAATTTGGAAACGGTTTAAGATTCATGGCTTCCGGCACCATACAGCAACGGATGAAAATGATTCAGTTTTTAGATGAAGAATTTTCAAAAAGAAACCTGGTTTATGGAGTGCATTCTTCCTTCGAAGCTATGATTACTTGTTATGTAAGAAGCTATCAAAGTTATCATATTCATTTTGTGGACGGTTCCGATGGCGGTTATGCCAAGGCTTCCCAGGAATTAAAAAACCGGCTTTTACAACTTAAAATGAGTTGA
- a CDS encoding class I SAM-dependent methyltransferase: MEPRLQRRVQRYGWDKAAEYYEDSWKEQLKPAQDKLMEMADLQPGEKVLETACGTGLVTVRIAEAVGSDGKVVATDLSDGMIEIAESEAEEKNVKNVNFRRMDAEDLKLDDASFDATICALGLMYVPDPVESLKEMNRVLKPGERAVVAIWGERKNCGWADIFPIVDKRVASDVCPLFFQQGTGNTLEHSLAQAGFEEIQIERFSATLHYPDPEVAIMAAFAGGPVALAYKKFDEQTRKEAHQEYLDSIAAYRNGTGYQIPGEFVVAKGIKPNS, from the coding sequence ATGGAACCAAGACTGCAGCGACGTGTACAGCGATACGGCTGGGATAAAGCCGCAGAGTATTATGAAGACTCCTGGAAGGAACAACTAAAACCGGCGCAAGACAAGCTCATGGAAATGGCTGACTTGCAGCCGGGCGAAAAGGTGCTGGAGACGGCCTGTGGAACCGGACTGGTGACAGTTCGTATCGCAGAAGCCGTAGGGTCTGACGGGAAAGTGGTTGCTACGGATCTTTCGGATGGAATGATTGAGATAGCAGAATCGGAGGCAGAAGAGAAAAATGTCAAGAACGTAAATTTCCGGAGAATGGATGCAGAAGACCTGAAACTTGATGACGCTTCTTTTGATGCAACTATTTGTGCTTTAGGGCTCATGTATGTACCTGATCCTGTGGAGTCACTGAAGGAAATGAATCGAGTTCTTAAACCCGGGGAAAGAGCAGTGGTAGCCATTTGGGGTGAACGAAAAAACTGTGGTTGGGCAGATATTTTTCCGATCGTAGATAAGAGAGTGGCTTCCGATGTTTGCCCACTTTTTTTTCAGCAGGGAACCGGCAATACACTAGAGCATTCTTTGGCTCAAGCCGGCTTTGAAGAGATACAGATAGAGCGTTTTTCTGCCACCCTTCATTATCCTGATCCCGAGGTCGCCATTATGGCTGCTTTTGCCGGAGGGCCGGTAGCCCTGGCTTACAAAAAATTTGATGAGCAGACCCGGAAAGAGGCACATCAGGAGTACCTTGATTCGATTGCTGCTTACCGAAACGGAACGGGATATCAAATTCCCGGAGAGTTTGTGGTTGCTAAAGGAATTAAGCCAAATAGTTAA
- a CDS encoding DUF4835 family protein, whose protein sequence is MFVFETAVSAQEFNCNVDINIEQLEGSSFDYLQNLKPTLENYINEYNWTNEEFQQEERIDCQIQIVFTNGTSDFTFSAETVFQVQRPIYNTVAKTTTVLLSDNSWQFHYPEGKSLIHDELQFDALTGFIDFYSYIMLGYDFDTFSELGGSDYFLKAQNIVSLAQTTSASGWTRTANNRRNRNTLVTDLVSSNYRSLRTAYYRYHRLGLDQFISKPDEAREQVLESLKEIQTAKRRSTSNYLFDIFFDTKSREIAAIFNGAESNIRLEAYNVLRQTDQGHLSEYESLQN, encoded by the coding sequence TTGTTTGTTTTTGAAACAGCCGTCTCTGCTCAGGAATTTAATTGCAACGTTGATATTAACATAGAGCAGTTAGAAGGATCCTCTTTTGATTACCTTCAAAACTTGAAACCAACTCTGGAAAATTACATCAATGAGTATAATTGGACGAATGAGGAATTTCAGCAAGAAGAGCGCATAGACTGTCAAATCCAGATTGTATTTACCAATGGAACTTCAGATTTTACATTTTCAGCTGAAACTGTGTTCCAGGTTCAGCGGCCAATTTATAACACGGTTGCTAAAACAACTACGGTATTGTTAAGCGATAATTCATGGCAATTTCATTATCCTGAAGGTAAAAGCCTGATTCATGATGAACTTCAATTTGATGCTCTTACAGGCTTTATTGATTTCTACAGTTACATAATGCTTGGGTATGACTTTGATACCTTTTCAGAATTGGGAGGATCTGATTATTTTTTGAAAGCTCAAAATATTGTAAGCCTTGCTCAAACAACTTCGGCGTCCGGATGGACACGCACAGCGAACAATCGCAGAAACCGAAATACATTGGTAACTGATTTAGTATCTTCAAATTATCGTTCATTACGAACTGCCTACTATCGTTACCATAGATTAGGGCTCGATCAATTTATAAGTAAACCTGATGAAGCGAGAGAGCAAGTACTGGAGTCTCTAAAAGAAATTCAAACAGCCAAACGGCGATCTACCAGCAACTATCTGTTTGATATTTTTTTTGATACCAAATCACGTGAAATAGCCGCTATTTTTAACGGCGCTGAAAGTAATATCCGCCTTGAAGCTTATAATGTTTTAAGACAAACAGATCAGGGACATTTATCGGAGTATGAAAGCTTACAGAACTAA
- a CDS encoding electron transfer flavoprotein subunit beta/FixA family protein, with the protein MKFYVCIKMVPDVNAPLQIKDGQLIQDADRQILNAYDASAVEEALVLKEKHGGEVEVVCIGSAKASETIRKALAMGADKATHIVASGDENFDSGSYARILAKFFEDKEYDVLSLGKQAQDTDAGLTGSMVAAMLSLPYTTNAVGLKAQDGKLIVKRQGDTGQEMIELPTPCAVTCSNDMNEPRIPNLKGIMASKRKPMEQVELSSLDLSEDELTASTTVLGYEEKPEREAGKKFEGEADEIAREVAQLLDTEANVI; encoded by the coding sequence ATGAAATTCTACGTTTGTATTAAAATGGTGCCTGATGTAAATGCACCTCTTCAAATCAAAGACGGCCAGCTGATTCAGGATGCTGACCGACAGATCCTTAACGCATACGATGCCTCCGCAGTTGAAGAAGCACTCGTTCTTAAAGAAAAACATGGCGGTGAAGTGGAGGTGGTTTGTATCGGTTCAGCCAAAGCTTCTGAAACTATCCGGAAAGCACTTGCCATGGGTGCAGATAAAGCAACTCATATAGTAGCATCAGGAGATGAAAACTTTGACTCAGGGTCTTACGCTCGGATTCTTGCTAAATTCTTTGAAGACAAAGAATACGATGTGCTATCTCTTGGAAAACAAGCTCAGGATACTGACGCCGGACTTACCGGAAGCATGGTAGCTGCAATGCTGAGTCTTCCTTACACCACCAATGCGGTTGGATTAAAAGCCCAAGACGGTAAGCTTATTGTAAAACGTCAGGGAGATACCGGTCAGGAGATGATCGAGCTTCCAACCCCTTGTGCCGTCACATGTTCCAATGATATGAACGAGCCGCGCATTCCGAATTTGAAAGGAATTATGGCCTCCAAGCGTAAACCGATGGAGCAGGTTGAACTTTCATCTCTTGACTTGAGTGAAGACGAGTTAACTGCCAGCACTACCGTTCTCGGCTACGAAGAAAAGCCTGAACGTGAGGCCGGTAAGAAATTTGAAGGCGAAGCGGACGAGATCGCCCGCGAAGTAGCACAACTGCTGGATACGGAAGCAAACGTTATTTAA
- a CDS encoding 4Fe-4S binding protein gives MKNLKLTERLGLVSYRNQAKSEIKPHIIVDTDICNSTCPHKCTTYVCPANCYTMDDAGQVHFQVEDCIECGTCMYACDQGAVDWNFPDPEIGRGITWNFG, from the coding sequence ATGAAAAACCTCAAACTAACAGAACGCCTCGGACTTGTAAGCTACCGAAATCAGGCTAAATCAGAGATCAAGCCGCATATTATTGTGGATACGGATATTTGCAACTCTACCTGTCCGCATAAATGCACCACTTATGTTTGCCCTGCCAACTGCTATACTATGGATGATGCCGGACAAGTGCATTTTCAGGTGGAAGACTGCATCGAGTGTGGAACCTGCATGTATGCCTGTGATCAGGGAGCCGTGGATTGGAATTTTCCTGATCCTGAGATTGGTCGGGGTATTACCTGGAACTTTGGTTAA
- a CDS encoding DUF4382 domain-containing protein → MTVSLTDAPANYDEVNIEILQVLVNKNETAEAPEDAEDEENGWNPIMDDSLIVNLLDYQNGTLLDLGETELEAGRYNQIRLLLGDNNNVVIDGETYPLTTPSSQQSGYKLNVQADVEEGQVYELVIDFDASQSVVENGSGDYILKPVLRTVNLQFQGSIAGTVLPLEAEPFVYAIAGEDTVGTQADDQGNFTLIGLANDTYNVWVNPTNEAYADSLIEGIEIEDGEDFEFEEPIQLEGSGS, encoded by the coding sequence ATGACAGTATCTCTCACTGATGCACCCGCTAACTACGATGAAGTAAACATTGAGATTCTTCAGGTTTTAGTTAACAAGAACGAGACAGCAGAGGCGCCTGAAGATGCCGAAGACGAAGAAAATGGATGGAATCCCATCATGGATGATTCCCTTATTGTTAACCTGCTTGACTATCAGAATGGAACCTTACTTGATTTAGGTGAAACCGAGTTGGAAGCAGGAAGATATAACCAAATCCGACTACTCCTTGGTGATAATAACAATGTGGTTATAGATGGAGAAACATATCCTCTTACCACACCAAGTTCTCAACAATCCGGATATAAATTAAACGTACAAGCCGATGTTGAAGAAGGCCAGGTATATGAATTGGTCATCGACTTTGATGCTTCTCAATCTGTTGTTGAAAACGGCAGTGGTGATTATATCTTAAAACCGGTACTTAGAACTGTAAATCTACAGTTTCAAGGCAGTATAGCTGGAACAGTACTACCATTAGAAGCAGAGCCCTTTGTGTATGCCATTGCCGGTGAAGATACCGTTGGCACTCAAGCTGATGATCAAGGCAATTTCACATTAATTGGACTGGCAAATGATACTTACAATGTATGGGTCAATCCAACTAATGAAGCATATGCCGATTCTTTAATTGAAGGCATCGAAATTGAAGATGGAGAAGATTTTGAGTTCGAAGAGCCTATCCAATTAGAAGGTTCGGGCTCCTAA
- a CDS encoding FAD-dependent oxidoreductase has protein sequence MDEKFDCIVIGGGVAGLAAAMTLARNNMKFLLIERGEFAGSKNVSGGVLWGSDLAKLVPNYWEEKDGGWERFINHRRLTLMDEQSAFTLDFKSSHFNETPYNGVVVLRSKFDNWLSGKVQEAIDASDYAMDSFIATNIKVDEVLMENDKAVGIKTGEDEFHADSVIIAEGVNNLLTRQVGLQDDYVPADHMLTGIKEIIRFDQEVLEQKFQLNGLSGMSNEFVGWATDGIEGGGFLYTNRDTISLGLVLGIKDMREKEKSPHDVLNHFKTHPAIADIIKDGEVVEYSAHVVSSGDKRAMPKELYKDGVLLAGESANLLMNAGKAIQGMDYAMRSGILAAETIVKAKEKGDFSSATLKEYRKVMDESYVMKDINGFQDAVHLLHTETMQQKVPNLICDFGRQFFSIKNEPTPKSKDMLKGAVKRHASFWELAKLGFKAGKSL, from the coding sequence ATGGACGAAAAGTTTGATTGTATCGTAATTGGTGGTGGCGTAGCAGGCTTGGCTGCAGCTATGACGCTTGCCCGAAATAACATGAAATTCCTCCTCATCGAACGCGGTGAATTTGCCGGATCTAAAAATGTATCCGGTGGTGTTTTGTGGGGAAGTGATCTTGCGAAACTAGTTCCCAATTATTGGGAGGAGAAAGACGGAGGATGGGAGCGATTTATCAATCATCGCCGGCTCACCCTCATGGACGAGCAATCTGCTTTCACTCTTGATTTCAAATCTTCTCACTTTAATGAAACACCATATAACGGAGTAGTTGTACTCCGGTCGAAATTTGACAACTGGCTGTCCGGGAAGGTTCAGGAAGCTATCGATGCCTCCGATTACGCCATGGATTCCTTCATTGCAACCAACATAAAGGTTGATGAAGTACTGATGGAAAATGATAAAGCCGTTGGCATCAAGACCGGCGAAGATGAGTTCCATGCTGACTCTGTGATCATTGCCGAGGGCGTGAATAATCTGCTCACCCGTCAGGTTGGTTTACAGGATGATTACGTCCCGGCCGACCATATGCTTACCGGAATCAAAGAAATTATACGGTTCGATCAGGAAGTGCTGGAGCAGAAGTTTCAGCTCAATGGACTCAGCGGGATGAGTAACGAATTTGTAGGCTGGGCTACCGATGGTATTGAAGGCGGTGGATTTTTATATACCAACCGGGATACCATTTCTTTAGGATTGGTACTCGGCATTAAAGACATGCGTGAAAAGGAAAAGAGTCCGCATGATGTACTGAATCATTTCAAAACACATCCTGCCATTGCCGATATCATCAAAGACGGAGAAGTGGTAGAATATTCTGCTCATGTGGTTTCTTCAGGTGATAAACGAGCAATGCCAAAGGAGTTGTATAAAGATGGGGTATTACTGGCCGGAGAATCTGCAAATTTATTGATGAATGCCGGAAAAGCCATTCAGGGAATGGATTATGCCATGCGCTCGGGAATTTTGGCCGCAGAGACTATTGTGAAAGCCAAAGAAAAAGGTGATTTCAGCTCTGCTACTTTAAAAGAGTATCGCAAAGTGATGGATGAAAGTTATGTAATGAAGGACATTAACGGATTTCAGGATGCTGTGCATCTCCTTCATACCGAAACCATGCAACAAAAAGTACCAAATTTAATCTGCGATTTTGGCCGACAGTTCTTCTCCATCAAGAATGAACCAACACCGAAATCTAAAGATATGCTGAAGGGAGCTGTGAAGCGACATGCCTCTTTCTGGGAACTCGCGAAATTAGGATTTAAAGCAGGAAAATCATTATAA
- a CDS encoding helix-hairpin-helix domain-containing protein, with protein MTVQLMRILLFAVFWVLLLFPATVYSQDTTSVEEQLEKAFEEVDAEESGVAGEQLIQFLEDLSSNPININRAGLDDLLQVPGINLKIARSILDYRNKKPFETSEELLEVKGIGPATYGRMQPYITIGESGTQLRDMYLRPGYWLANHKFDIFSRYQQNLETREGYTRPASSGGYLGSPVKYYQRLRMTTNHLSLNLTQEKDPGEVLTGVTGFDYTSGHIAFINNGKLNDLVIGDYSLSFGQGLVVWSGGTFGKGREVTGTVSKNERGIKPYSSAQETDFFRGIAASYGERVELTAFYSDRPRTASVISGDTTRFPSTNGFHRTMNEKERKNNVDQLTVGGRMRVDTRIGLIGVTGYYNSFSSYITPGASLSNRYSFQGSENSVLGIDYRGLLGNAFLFGEFARSQNGGHGAVGGVEAPIGGDTELAILYRNYQRDFQSFFASGFGESSSSPQNEEGFYVGLRHNLNQKITFSGYFDQYYFASPTFGNTQATGGFDMLGLTEVFFNSRLNVYLLLRSEIRDEEYVVTNDLGTEELRVGQEKRSSIRANFEYWVSSAVRLRSRVELVRHQEAGEEWKSGFLIYQDLRLQPLNKLRIDGRISLFDTDSFNTRVYQFESDLLYVMSNTVLYDQGQRAYLTVKYDATEFLDIWFKYGVTVFEDMQVLGSGLSEVEGNIRDSIGLQARLRF; from the coding sequence ATGACTGTTCAATTAATGCGCATATTGCTTTTCGCAGTATTTTGGGTGTTACTGTTATTTCCGGCGACAGTATATTCACAGGATACTACAAGCGTAGAAGAGCAACTTGAGAAAGCCTTTGAAGAAGTTGATGCAGAAGAATCAGGAGTTGCAGGGGAGCAGCTGATACAATTCCTGGAAGATCTATCTTCCAATCCCATTAATATAAACAGGGCAGGACTTGATGACTTACTTCAGGTTCCCGGTATTAATCTGAAAATAGCCCGGTCTATTTTAGATTATAGAAACAAAAAACCATTCGAAACCAGTGAAGAGCTTCTGGAGGTCAAGGGGATTGGCCCTGCAACTTATGGCAGAATGCAGCCTTACATAACTATAGGAGAGTCCGGTACCCAGTTAAGGGATATGTATTTGCGGCCCGGCTATTGGCTGGCTAATCACAAGTTTGATATCTTTTCTCGGTATCAGCAAAACTTAGAAACGAGAGAAGGGTATACTCGCCCCGCTTCTTCCGGTGGCTATTTGGGGAGCCCGGTTAAATATTATCAGCGTTTAAGGATGACTACCAATCATCTTTCGTTGAATCTCACGCAAGAAAAAGATCCCGGAGAAGTACTGACCGGGGTGACAGGCTTTGACTATACCTCAGGACATATTGCATTTATCAATAACGGCAAACTTAACGACTTGGTGATCGGTGATTACAGCTTAAGCTTTGGGCAAGGGTTGGTAGTATGGTCAGGAGGTACCTTTGGGAAAGGACGCGAGGTTACCGGGACGGTCAGTAAAAATGAACGGGGTATCAAACCTTATTCATCTGCTCAGGAAACAGATTTTTTTCGGGGCATAGCGGCATCGTATGGAGAGCGGGTTGAATTGACGGCTTTTTATTCAGACCGTCCCCGCACAGCATCCGTCATAAGCGGAGATACCACAAGATTTCCCAGTACAAATGGGTTTCACCGTACCATGAATGAAAAAGAACGGAAGAATAATGTAGATCAACTGACAGTCGGAGGCAGGATGCGGGTAGATACGCGTATTGGATTGATTGGAGTTACCGGCTATTATAATTCATTCAGCAGTTATATAACTCCGGGTGCTTCTCTCAGTAACAGGTATAGTTTTCAAGGATCGGAGAATTCTGTACTTGGGATTGATTACCGTGGATTGTTGGGCAATGCCTTTCTGTTTGGGGAATTTGCGCGCAGTCAAAACGGAGGTCATGGGGCCGTTGGAGGTGTAGAGGCTCCGATTGGAGGTGATACGGAATTAGCCATTTTGTATCGTAATTATCAGCGTGATTTTCAATCTTTTTTTGCTAGCGGTTTCGGAGAAAGCTCTTCTTCTCCTCAAAATGAAGAAGGATTCTATGTAGGCTTAAGGCATAATTTGAATCAAAAAATAACATTCAGTGGTTATTTTGATCAGTACTATTTTGCTTCTCCAACTTTTGGAAACACACAGGCTACCGGCGGCTTTGATATGCTGGGTCTGACCGAGGTATTTTTTAATTCTCGACTTAATGTGTATCTGTTGCTGAGAAGTGAAATCCGTGATGAAGAGTATGTGGTTACCAATGATTTGGGAACGGAAGAGTTAAGAGTTGGACAAGAGAAACGATCAAGCATAAGGGCTAATTTTGAATATTGGGTTAGTTCGGCTGTACGGTTGCGATCACGGGTTGAATTGGTTCGTCATCAAGAGGCCGGAGAAGAATGGAAATCGGGTTTTTTGATATACCAGGATCTACGCCTTCAACCCCTAAACAAACTCAGAATTGATGGGCGAATCAGCCTATTTGATACAGATAGTTTTAATACACGGGTGTATCAATTTGAAAGTGATTTGCTCTATGTAATGTCTAATACTGTTTTATATGATCAGGGACAAAGGGCATATTTAACTGTCAAGTATGATGCTACGGAATTCCTTGATATTTGGTTTAAATACGGGGTTACTGTTTTTGAGGATATGCAGGTTTTGGGCAGCGGCCTCAGTGAAGTTGAGGGAAATATTCGTGATTCAATTGGTTTACAGGCTCGTCTCCGTTTTTAA